The window AACATAGTAAAGATCATTCCATTTTATTATGGGATATAAATAAAGGTTTGCAAACCTCTGAAAGAGTGCATCACCACAATACAGTGCAGACAGATTCTATGAGACCTATTGCAGAAGTTGGTGTTTCAGAAACTATACATTCTATTGCTTGGTTCAAACATGAACAAAAATGTATGGTAGTTGGTACTAATAacaaacaattaaaaattattgattTCAGAGGTATTATAATAAAACAGTGTCATTGCATATTTTTTATACGTAATGTAATTTGtcatatatacattatattattttatattagattCTGCAAAGGTGGTCAACACAACAGCCACTAAAGCTGTTTATAATGTAGCAGTAAATCCGCATAATAATTATCATTTACTTTCAAGTGTTGATAATCAGATAACAATTTGGGATACGAGATGCTTTGAAAAACCTGTTTTAACATTATCACAAACTAGACAAATTACGAAAGTATTATGGTGCCCAACTAGGCACAATCTTTTGGGTGCTTTACAAAAAGACTCAGGTAAAGTATCAATTTAATTTTCTCTTAATTTaatcataaattatattaataagtgTTGATATCATCTTTAATAAAGCAACACTGCATTTGTATGACATTCAACATTGTGGAATTGGAGGAGGAGAAGATACAGAACCTGGAGCATTAGAAAGAACAGTTGCACCACCTTGGTATAGTCCTGTAAGTTTTTCATGGCACCCAACACACGTGAACAGATTATTGGCAATATCTCAGCAAGGTTTgacaatattatattataaacttATACAAATTATAGAACAAAATGTTTCTGATTTTATTTTATCCTTTTAAAGGACTTACAGATTATACAGTTTGTGAAAGAATTACAGTAAACTGGTCAACACGATCTCATCTTGCCTGGAATCATGCTTCAAAATCATTTAAATATATATGCAGTAAtgataatatttacaaagcgctAAACGATATTTCTATCTTAACTAAAACACGTGCTGCTTCAGAATATGGcttacttgtaagttaagaaaatttacaatttatattttttatataacatctttaatatatatatctgtAGCCAGAGCTGGCTCAGAATGGGGAATTGGCTGAAAATGAAACTCTGAAAAATTTATGGCAGTGGTTGTACTTAAGTCGCTATTTAGTAGAGGATGGCACTATACCATCTGCAGATAATAAACATCCAGGTGTCAGGTAAATTAATGATTTTCTAATCATATATCTGAAAATTCGCaaaataatatctattaatgttACATAGAACAGTTTTAAAACTAGATGGCCAACAAGGATCTACTAATGGTTTCTTAAAGTCGGAACTAATTCATCGTCCTTGGTCGGATATAGGATCTAACCATACTGCAAAAATTTACAGGTATAAAATACATGCAATGTATCATACTAAAGCTTTGtaacataatttaatatttatataatagatCTGCAGACAGAGATAAAGGATTACTTTTATGTGGTTGGAGATTTGATAAAGATACCAATACCCTTTATGATAACTTATTCTTAGAAAGATTAGAAAGAGAAGGAGCATATCCAAGAGCAGCAGCAATAGCAGTTTTTAATTTGTGTTTACGGCAAGCTATCGAAATTTTAAATCGAGGAGCTACTAAAATGTCGATGTCTACAAATTTAAATATCGTTGCTATGGCTTTATCAGGATTTTCCGAAGACCGGAATAGTATGTGGAGAGAATCATGTTTAAAATGTAGATCTCAACTTACAGACCCTTATTTGAGAGCAACTTTTGCTTTTCTAACAGCAGACGATTCTTATGAAAATGTTCTCGTAAGTACACATTGATCTTTGTTCCTTATGAAACACAATATTCATAtatgaaataagaaaaataaatatttttagaatGAAAACGGTATGGCAGTTGAAGACAGAGTAGCCTTTGCACTTATGTTTTTATCGGATAATAAGTTAagcgaatatttaaaaaaattaactcAAAAGTTAACTGATGAAGGAAATTTAGCGGGTTTTCTTTTGACAGGTttgcataatttaataaacatatgctaattataatatttacttattatgTATTGCGTCTTAGGTACTAGTTTAGAAGGTATACAATTATTAAATCGGTACTTAGAAATTACCGGTGATGTTCAAAGTTGTAGTTTAATAGCTATTAGAGCATTTACACCAACATTACTTCAAGAAAATCAAGTCCAAGTTTGGATTACAAGGTagtataataaacaatatttacttAAAAGATTATGGGAAGTAAATATAACTTCAAAAATTGCGATAAAGTTATAGAAATCTTTTAAATGCTTGGAAAATGTGGACCCAAAGGGCTCACTTTGATATCGCGATGAGGTCTTCAACGAATGAAAAGCCTCCACAACAAATATATGTTTCTTGTAATTTTTGTGGTAAAAGTATATCAGCCTTTATGCAAGGTTTAAGTAGAGCAAGAGGGCCTTTTGGCAGGTTAGGAAGTACACCTAATAAACTGAAGGTAATATGTccctatttgaatatttgatagAGCAGTAATTAAAGTTTcaagtaaaataatattttatatttataaaataatgtcTTCTTACTTTTTTGTAGATGTCTTCGTGTCCAAATTGTAGAAAACCATTACCGCGATGCGCAATATGCTTGATGCATATGGGCACAGTAAGTGGATTGCAAATGACAACATCTAGTGTTAGTAGAAGCGAAGAATGTGATAATAAATTGACAGAATTTAGTAATTGGTTTACATGGTGTCAAACATGTAGACATGGTGGTCATGCTGATCATATTACACATTGGTTTCGGTAACATATTTTAAGATCATACATATTAATTTCCTCTAATTCATATATTTtctcttttaaataatttattgtcTTATTTAAACAGGCAACATTCAGAATGTCCAGTAACCTCATGTACATGTAGATGCTTCTCTTTAGATGCATCATGTAAACTAGCAGTGGGTataacataaatagaaatctaaGATTCTAAAAGTTTTAAATAATACTGATGATGTTCATTAAAGTTTTAGGAtttcattttgtacatttcttgGAACAACATGAATGTTATAAACGAAGGATAATGAGTCTTGTGTACAAGatactatttaaatttattataaaagaataatttacacttcgacatatatattaaaataatcgtATTCTTATAAAAAGTTTTTAAGCATTTTTATaggttatacaattataaatttaaaacccTGTTTCATCTTCAGACATTTTCCATTTTCCTGCTCCTAATACATTCAAGATAACCATGAGTTGTTTATACCGATCGACatctataattaatattttccttatttttataCACCTTacgatatatgtttatataaaataagatCGAAATTTACCAAAATTTTCTGTCATACTAAGtgggaatactatataattaCTGCAATTCATTGTAGATGCGGATTGTAATGTGCcatgtatttctatataaccTTCAGCATCGTTATCAATTGGTACTGGTAAGGTTACATTAACTTGCACACCATCGGTTgtttttaattctatatttcTACCGTTTGAACCTTtctagaaattaaaaaatatttctataaattaatataactaATTCTAACGGAATAAATACTATAAATCAGGAATAACTATTGACATCGAGTAAtggtatttatatattatatttttacattaataTCAAATAAATCTCTTACTTTTCCAATAGTGCCAAGTATAATTACTTGTTCTCCAACATTTTGTGCCAATTGACGACCTTCAATACGCTTTTTTATCATTTCCTTCTTTGTTAATAACACCTCTACTTCCAAAAactgttttaaaaattatacattatacatcgAAGCACTATAGTGACATGACAGTTATTTAAATATGGTGTTTTCGGACAATCAACTTTTAGATCTAAAATACTAGATCTAACATAAGCTATGAATTGGTGAATAAAGTGATAGAACTTAAATTCTTATTTTCTGGCCAATTATTAAAACATTCAAGACATTATAATGAATTAGATTTAATCATCACAGCGTAGTGAATTCTTGCAAAAAGTTGGTCAGTATATTTATTGGACATATATAAGTAACTACGTAGCATTTTGAGTTCTACCATCTAAGGTTTTTTGCTTCTATGTGCTGCACCTACAATCAGTGCGGCTTCTTCCATTCGTTTTTGGTTCTTCGTTACGTCGTGTCCTGCGAATGATTCTTAAAGGGATTAAAccatattattttcattattttgcgCTAGTACTTATCGAGAATAGAGTACTAAAGTTGCAAATAAACTATTAAGAAAGGTAAATATCTCTAATAACGTGTAACACATTGAGAAATATTATCGATGTTTTATCGAGGATAACAATGGCTGCAATGCGACATTTAAAATGATTTCTCTCCTTTACTAATGCGTATGGAGTATAGAATTCtagaattaaattttataatgaaTTGAAAACATCGAAATTTACcaaacgtttaacgttatcATGATTCTTAGAATTAGATTATGCACGATTATATGATCTACATATTTTTCGTCATATATTGGCAAATAAAAAGATCTTCTTACAACATAACCTAATATATTGATTATATAGGTATGATATGATGATATTTTTACAGATTGAGGTTATAGAGAAATGGAGCAAGAATCGAGACGTAAAGGGCCAAGGAGCCCTAGTGCAGACTCAGAAGACTCATCTCATAGAAGAAGATCAAGGAAATATGATCGATCTCCATCTCCAAGAAGAAGCAGATATCGAAGATCTCGTTCCAGAGATAGAAGATCACGTTCCAGTTCCAGAGATAGAAGAAGGAAAGACTCTAGTCGTTCACAACAAGAATGGAAACAGCAAGCTGCATCTCAATCTCAATCTTCTACTCCTAATCCAGCTAATCCTGGTGGTTATGTTCCAGCTGTTCATAATCAATATCAGGTAAATCAAACATGTTTAAGAAAAGGGAAAGAATATAAAAGaaggaaataaataatatatatttattttttaggcACCACCACCTCCGAACACCAGTCAACCACCACCACCTTTGCCAGCTTATAACCAAGGCTACAATAATTACAATTACAACTATGGGCAAGGCTATGACTACAGCTACCAGCAACCCACTGGTTATCGCAGTGTAAGTTTTTTGAAAGAGTATATTAGTTCAAAGGAGTATGTTGTATAAGAATGATTAGCTGATgttgtaataattaaaattatattgcgTTTAAGgcaatataattaaatttcaatacttTTAGAACATTACCTATTCATAAGTTTGATTGTATTGTATGAGTTTGTAAAagtaattatgaaattattacaCAAACTACCGAaatgtttttaataatatttggtaGTACTGTCCATTTTTTTGGGGATGAACATTATGTTCTTTTGCATCGCGAAGTTTTGTGAATCCCCTCGTAAGTATAACGTTCGCGTTGTTTATTTTATTGGCATCGACATTGGAAACCAGTATTATTGACCAGATGATTTGTCTTCAAGAATCTTCCGTGTATTATCCAAAGTTCTGATTTGAGTATGGACAAATAAAGGTAAGGTTTGATAGAAGCATTTTTTGAGTATTTGACAtcaaatgtatatttattttgttaGGATTATCCACCACCAAATTGGCAAGGGAATCAGGTAGCTTATAACAATCAACAACCACCACCTCCTCCCTCATTAACATCCCAGCAAGAATCGTCAAGACCAGTAGATAGTGGTTCCTCTGGATTAGTGTCGTCCTTGGCAAGACCAGAAGATGCCAAAAAGGAAGGTgagtcttttattttattttgatttaaatttattagCTGATATTATTTGAATACATTTTTATGTTCTATGACTAGCAGCAATCGCAGCTGAGGTAAAACAGCAAAAAGCAACTCTGGCTAAACAGCGTGAAGAATACGTTAAGAAATCTACTACATTACAACGTGAATTGGAGATTCTGCGACAGCAGTGCGATGAAATTGGTAAAGAAGGTGGAAGAGAAAATAATCGTATTATAAAAGAGAATCAGAAATTGCAGGTATGCAATTATTACATAAAATGATCAACAATATATTTTAACAGCTTTTCATTGTATGTTAATTCTTAATTTGCAGATTGagatacaaaataaaatgaaatcgaTACACAATGTAATCGATATGCTTACCGGAATTATAGGAGATAAAGCTACTGTTGATGATCTGAAAAGCAAGTTTAAATTAGAAATTAGCAAATGTTCAAGAAGTCCCAAAGAAGACTTTCCGAAAGGAAAATCGTTGTCGCCCGACCGATCATCGGCATCCGACTCCGACAAGGAATCCAAAATTGAAAGAGACATGAAAGAACGAAGGTCTCCCGAAGATTCTAAACCTATGTACAATTTTGTACATTATGACCCAGAAATGCACTGGTGTAAAGTCTGCGATATATTTCCTAAAACGGCAAAGGAATATTTGAATCATCTGCATAGCAATGAGCACAAAGAAGCTTGCTTAGTAAGTTGCCTGTTATTCTAATAATAGAGTCTTAGTGAAACTCATTCAGCTCTGGTATAGGTACTTTCAATAACTGAATGTAGAAATTTCTAATTGAAGATCGTTTTCATAAATAACTTTTATAATCATTAGAACAGGATGCAGAAAAATCTAACTGATAATTGATTTACATTGTGAGAGAACAAATGGATTCGATTAAAACTATGTATTTCTAATTTGAACTATATTTGTATAAGGATGATATATTACAGTAACAGTCAACCTGCAGGTACTTGGTACATAGTCTGATTGATGTATCATAACAATGTCTCATTAAAAAGTACCACCGAATATTTGTATAGTATTGTAGGAAACATTATCATTAACATTTAATTCCCTGCAACAGGAACGCAAGATAGTTGATATGCCGTGGCATGAGCGGAATGGAGAGGGAACGGAAAAGGAAGTGCCCTATTATCCTGGACTGCCAACGAAAAGAACACCTATTAAAGGTATGGTTCATTTCAGTGGATAATTACTAATAGAATACAATTCCGTAGCTTGTGCACAGACACTGTGTCCGGTATGTATTGAAGAGATCTACGACTATGATTTGCTCAAAAATTTGCTTGCATTAACATACGTATTATCGACTTACATAGTCGAATTATGTACGCGAAAAGAAAGATAATTAGGCTTCAAACATTTCttgctttttccttttttcaaattattcaaaataatatacatTAGAAATGTTCGTTATGGAAATGAatcgttttataaatttgtacgcggaataatttttattttttccgtGAAGTGTCTTTTACACATCATAATGTTAGCAGCAAATTTTGTAGCAATGATGTAAACACCATAAAGATGCACTGGATTTTAAATGGACTCGAGGAGCACACTTTCGGGCGATTTCAGATATTTCAGCTTCTATAATCGAACCATTTAAAATTATTCCTCGCAAGTGTACTGTTCGTCGATTCATCATATATAGGTCCATTTACAGTCAAGAATGAACAAAGGAAGATCTTATCAatgtgaaatatatattaatatgaatCAATGTTGTCATAATGCTGGTGCGtgtataaatacaaataacgtatatagttatatgaAAATGTGTAAATTGTGATATTCGCTCGTGTCACTTATTTTATTtagcatatatattatattattaaataggtttatgatatatattataaatcgaaatatttttgtgaaacgtTCTGTAAATGCCGATTAATTTTTTTGAGAgatatatagaaattaaaacaattattaatttttagctTTTATATGATTAATAAAAGTTAAGAAAATGATCAAAAAAATACATGAGGTAGTTGCAGTACGTATAAAAATTCTATGTTATGTTGCTTTATGTAATTTCTTATTTTCAATTTACTTGTAATATCTTTGTGGTATATTTGTATGAATAAAACATGATTTCTTCccatcctttttttcttctagaATTCAACGTGGGAGACTACggaagaatatttatttaatgttatCGACCATTTATTGAGCatcttttaatatatattgtttttgTTTTCAGTGACATGAATGTGTCGTGGCAGAATATAAGGTCATTCTTTATGAACTTAAATTGTTTACCATTTTCAAAGCTTAAGTAATGCTAAGTGTTAAAATATTTGCTTATAGGTTTACAGTTCTTCAGCGCTGCAACGGCATGGTACTGCAAGCTTTGCGATTCCTGGATCGGGGATCTTCATTGTGCAAGTTTGCACCTGAAATCTAAACAGCATTCAGAAAATTATTCTGTATGttctttattttctaaattCTGTATTTCAAAAAAGGGggcaatataaaattaattagttAACATCTTTATTTAGCGTTTTGTTGAGCAAAATCCACATTGGGAAACCGATTGGATGGCAGATCGTGAGAAAGCATTCTCAGAGGAGAAACATAAACAGATCCAAATGGAATTGCAGAAACACAAAGATGACGACCCGCCACCAAAATCAAAGAAATCAAAGAAGTCAAAGAAAAGTAAGAAGAAATCTAAGAAGCGAAGAAACAGAAGCAGTGGTAGCGACAGTTCCAGCGAATCAGAAAATTCGGACACAGATTCCGATCAGGATATGTCCAAGAGCATTCGTGTTGCTATGCGAAATAAAATGAAAGCGTCGACGCAAGCTATTTTGAATGAGGAGATAGATTATCATCGGATAAAATTGAAAGGACACTGGTCAAAAATGGCGCAACACTTGAATCAGTCACTGACTCCAGAACCTCAACCTGTTGAAACTGATGAAAGACAGCTGTTGAATTCGATCAGAGACAAATTAAAAGCGAAGCAGGAAGAAGAAATGAAGTCTATTAGTAATCGAAGGCTGAGCCAAGAGAAAGGAatcgaagaagaagaggaagaacaaGAACAGGCTTCTTTTTCGAACAAATCAAAACCGGAAAATTTGGAAGCTTGGGGACCAAAAGAACCTCCTAAACCCTTCTGGATAAAGAAGGAAGAGGAAAAACCGCAACCCATAGCCAACAAACCAATCGAATTACCCAAACCAGAAGAAATGCCTAAACCGCATATGGGATTCTGGACAAAACAGCAAGTCAACATGACCGTAAAACCGCCTGAAAATAAATCTGTGGAGAAAGAGGATGAGAGACAACGAGAAAGCGATAGATACAAAGACGATCGGGATAGAAAGTATGACAGACGGGAGGATAAATACGATCGTTATAGCAGCAGGTACGAAAGAAGACGCGGGCGAGACAGAGATCGTGATCGTGACAGAGATAGGGATAGGGACCGTGATAGGGACAGGGACAGGGATAGAGATCGAGACAGGGATTATTACGATGATCGAAGAAAACGAGATAGTAATGAATCTCCTCGACGTGAAAGAAGTTGGCGCGACAGCCCAAAGAGAGGTTACGATAAATATGGTAAGGACAGAAGAGACGATAATTCATCTAACGATGAGTCCAAATTCGAGAAGAAGACAAATGAATCCGCGTCTAAATCTAAGAAGGGTAGTATACAGACTAAAAAGTCAACGCCTCAGGTATCGAAAGGTAAATTACCATTCATTGGTAGATTACCGCTATTTAAGAAGAAAGCTGAAGAACCAAAGTTGCCTGAGAAAGATATTACTCCTCTTCCCTATCAACAGAGTAAATTCGAAGATACACCGAAAGTTCCCAATGAGATCATAAACCCACCTGGTGTTGTACACATCACCAAGCTTGCAACTCCAATAAATCtgggtaataataataataacactaCCAGCAGCagtaacaataataatagtaCCATTACTACCACAGCTAATAGTACAAGCACTCTACCTCCTCAAACCAACAAAAGTCAACCGATGAAAATATTGGTAGCTCCACCACCTCCGGTATTAAATGAAACGAAACCTACACAGCAGGTGGTCGATATGGAGATTGAAGATCAATCCGAGGAAACAGTAATAGAGGAACCAATAATAGAGCAGCAAAAACAAACGCACAGTATATCGAAATTACCTCTGCCTCCacatcctcctcctcctctgaATAGACCACCACCACCTTTCTCGACTACgtcgcagcagcaacagcaacaggcAACGGTGCAAAGTAGACCGCAATTCCCTACGAATCGACCTCCACCTCCATTTATGACAACTCCACCACCTTTCGTTCAGAGTCAACCACGATTTCCGCCTCATCAACCAGTACGGCCACCGGTGCAAAGTCATCCTCCTTTCATGGCAAATCCACCGCCACAAATGCCCACTGTACCTCCTTTCGTTcaaaatcatcaaaatccaccaCCTCCACTACCAACTGTTGAGAATACTACACAAGATATTTCCGACATCCCGGAACCCACTGAAAAGCGAACTGACCCAAGCATTCCTCTGCCTGATGATTTGCAAGAAGCCCTAAATATCATCTTTCCGAAAGAGGAAACAGAAACAAAACAACAAAGTCAACAAGAAAGTAACATTATGTATTCGTCTATGTATAGTATGTTAGGGTGTGTTGGGTATGGCCCAGAATATATGGATCAACCACCACCTGAAATTACTCAAGCGGAGACAGAAGTAGATACTCAACCTGGACCAGATGATTTGAAGATGTTAGGCATTGACGAAGGAGATACAATCCTATAAAACTTTTTATAAACTCACAATGTTCTCTGGTTCGAATGTTTTTTTGATAAGCATCTAGCGTTAAACTCTAAGTCACGTTGACTGTCTATCCCTTCTACTTCGAAACAATTGTTATTTGTATTGTAATTTCTTGACTTAAAATTTATACGTTATGTATGTTAACATCGAATATTATGTAATTATGTAAACTAGtattttaagtaagaaatagTGAATGTTTCTTTTTCATGTACTAACAGCGAATCAGTTGATACTAAAGCGTTGCCTTGGCAAAATAACTGAGTGAAATGAGCTTGTGAAAGATTTACTATTTCTTATTAACTGTACTGTTTTCATTTAATTCTGATTGAAAAAGATATCTCCAGGTTTTTATGAGTTTGCTAAAACTAAGCAGTTAAGGTAAACGTTACAGTGTCATATAATTACTTTTACTTAaggcgtatatatatatacaccttAGACACATGTCAAAACTTAAATTTCCATATGTGTATAAGAGTATTAAAAACACTTTAGAGATATAAATAATCAGCCTATTTGCTTTTCCAGAACACATTTAAATACTAGTAAGAACAGCATAAACACTGTTTGGAAAACAAATTCAAAATGTACATTTGATTTATGAATAATATTCCATtaataaataacgaaattaCATGAAACGAGACGTGATGTTATAAAACTAAGGGATTCAAAGAAAAATGGACCCATTTTTCATTGCATTATTCAACTATGCTttgtttattctttttcttggaattttgttttcttagttgaaaattattttatagggTTTTTTAAGTGCTTTATCACATAACTTCACCCTGCAGCGCACAACCTTCCatacaatacaatataattCAATGCCTTGTTTTCGTCAATAATGCCAGGTAATGCTAAATAAGAAATACAGGTATTGCATGGCACATAACATGAATTATACAGCGTGTCCCGTAATCGATGATACAATCATGTACGGGGTGATTTTACATAAAAGAATAAGTCGAAAATAGACAATAAATTTTTTTCATATGAcgttttgttttcgagaaaatgaatttgaaaattcatcaAGTATATTGGGCATAAATAACATGCCTAATGgtgctatatagtattgccatattgTAATTTCTCAAATGTCACTTaattacttaaaaattattttgagaCTTAACGATATTTTTACTACATTACAATGAAATGAACGGTAAAAAACTTCAAATTGTATGTACAGGGCACGCAAATTAgaacaataattaattaattccaaTTTTAAAACTAGTGTTGAAACGTTCCATGCATGAAATAAAAtgacatttaatttttataatatttattatactttgttctttttttttaaatgtcattCGATATTATGCATAGTTTCAAACGCGTTTTTTATTATGTATAAGGAGATAAAATGCTTACATACTTTTTATATGTGAAAATCAGTATCTAAAGTTAGACACTTGAATAATTCAAATCATTaccattattatttaatactatGTTTAAGCCCTGTGATTTTTAACATACATAAGTACAACacagaataaaatattaaaagattgCTGTTCCTTAACCTATGAACAACATCTGCATATCAGAAAACAACAACGAACGTGTTGTATATGTTGGAATGATAGCCCATGGAATGAATTATAATCTAAGTTTCCAAAGCTGCTGTGCACTAAAATCTAATTTGACTTCGTGAGTATCGTAGTAAAGTAGTACGAAAATTCAATATCGCTCAATTATCTTGAAAAGTACAAACAGTACATTAAATCTGCAGTACAAGGCCCGCGCTTGAAATGTTATCTCCGCCGCCAGCAGTTTGCGCTGCTTCGGTGCAAACTAATACTGGTGCCACACAAACTTGAATAATAATATCTTTGCTTTCTATTTTTAATGTTTCATCCCAACAGGACACTGGTTTCTCAATATCTAGTGCTATCCGGGTGCCATCAACGATAGACGTCGAAAAACTATCGTCTAAAATCAACGCAGCTTTACTAATGTCGACCTAAAATTTCATAAgttcatatatatacatatacagggtAGGTCAACTAAAAGGTATCATCTAAATATCTTTACTATTGTATGAAAAATCTTCTCAGAACGAAGTTACACTATTTCAAAGGTCATAAATGACTAATGCTATGCTCGATATGGTGGTCGTTTGCTGCAATGCATAATTGAAATCTTCTGATTAGTTTTCTATTTTATCCAATGTTATGGATACACCTACAGCTGCAATTTTCTCCTTCATATCTTCCGGTATTATAAGTTTGTCACGATAAACTACGTTTGTAATCTTATAAAATAATGACATTAAAAAAGTCTGCCCATTAATATATGTTCCCCTTATAACAATGCAATTTTGTCCTAAAAAGATTTTTCACACAATAGTAAGTAAAGGAGATATTTAGATGATCCCATTTAGCTGATTCACCCatatattcatataattataagcttataattaacaaaatataatcaaattTACTTACATGGCTCGTCGCGCATACGTGTCTATGAGCTGTTAGTGATGCTTTGGCTGCCGCAGCCATCGTATTTTTCCATATAGAGCCTTTTACAGTAAATATAGCTTGATAGGCTAACGTGTGTACATGAATTCTAGTTAATTCTCGAGAATGCTTAATAGTCTTGCTTTTCATACGTATCAATTTGAATAACGTTCGCATTTGATCTAAGACTGTCGCTATACGTGGCGTTGAATTTGCTACTAATGAAATATTTCCGTAATACATCGCGTTATGCAAGTTGGCTATTTCTTGCTCATTCATCCCTAAACTATCGGCAAATGGAATAATCGAGTCGCAAAGCT of the Bombus affinis isolate iyBomAffi1 chromosome 6, iyBomAffi1.2, whole genome shotgun sequence genome contains:
- the LOC126917626 gene encoding zinc finger matrin-type protein CG9776-like isoform X1, which codes for MEQESRRKGPRSPSADSEDSSHRRRSRKYDRSPSPRRSRYRRSRSRDRRSRSSSRDRRRKDSSRSQQEWKQQAASQSQSSTPNPANPGGYVPAVHNQYQAPPPPNTSQPPPPLPAYNQGYNNYNYNYGQGYDYSYQQPTGYRSDYPPPNWQGNQVAYNNQQPPPPPSLTSQQESSRPVDSGSSGLVSSLARPEDAKKEAAIAAEVKQQKATLAKQREEYVKKSTTLQRELEILRQQCDEIGKEGGRENNRIIKENQKLQIEIQNKMKSIHNVIDMLTGIIGDKATVDDLKSKFKLEISKCSRSPKEDFPKGKSLSPDRSSASDSDKESKIERDMKERRSPEDSKPMYNFVHYDPEMHWCKVCDIFPKTAKEYLNHLHSNEHKEACLERKIVDMPWHERNGEGTEKEVPYYPGLPTKRTPIKGLQFFSAATAWYCKLCDSWIGDLHCASLHLKSKQHSENYSRFVEQNPHWETDWMADREKAFSEEKHKQIQMELQKHKDDDPPPKSKKSKKSKKSKKKSKKRRNRSSGSDSSSESENSDTDSDQDMSKSIRVAMRNKMKASTQAILNEEIDYHRIKLKGHWSKMAQHLNQSLTPEPQPVETDERQLLNSIRDKLKAKQEEEMKSISNRRLSQEKGIEEEEEEQEQASFSNKSKPENLEAWGPKEPPKPFWIKKEEEKPQPIANKPIELPKPEEMPKPHMGFWTKQQVNMTVKPPENKSVEKEDERQRESDRYKDDRDRKYDRREDKYDRYSSRYERRRGRDRDRDRDRDRDRDRDRDRDRDRDRDRDYYDDRRKRDSNESPRRERSWRDSPKRGYDKYGKDRRDDNSSNDESKFEKKTNESASKSKKGSIQTKKSTPQVSKGKLPFIGRLPLFKKKAEEPKLPEKDITPLPYQQSKFEDTPKVPNEIINPPGVVHITKLATPINLGNNNNNTTSSSNNNNSTITTTANSTSTLPPQTNKSQPMKILVAPPPPVLNETKPTQQVVDMEIEDQSEETVIEEPIIEQQKQTHSISKLPLPPHPPPPLNRPPPPFSTTSQQQQQQATVQSRPQFPTNRPPPPFMTTPPPFVQSQPRFPPHQPVRPPVQSHPPFMANPPPQMPTVPPFVQNHQNPPPPLPTVENTTQDISDIPEPTEKRTDPSIPLPDDLQEALNIIFPKEETETKQQSQQESNIMYSSMYSMLGCVGYGPEYMDQPPPEITQAETEVDTQPGPDDLKMLGIDEGDTIL